In Caballeronia insecticola, the following are encoded in one genomic region:
- a CDS encoding alpha/beta hydrolase, with protein MALHPAVAAFIASLPPPPPGPLDPQAMRAADESHVPPPEKRLPVHSVFDRNLSTSAGEIPVRIYKPTAAGVHPVLVYFHGGAFFLGSLDTHDHVARALADATQSVVVSVGYRLAPEHAYPAGLNDCYAVVRWIEQHGRGPSEDIGWDGRTLVVAGDSSGANFAAAVATMAVDAGLTCITHQVLYYPSLDLDFNVERYASLKSNAVGNGLETAMLKPFNAFYLDSGANPADPLVSPIKRQDLSGLPPALIVTAECDPLRDEGELYGQKLEQAGVPATIRRYESAAHGFVQHFSWLPEFQGVFAETADFIRNVKR; from the coding sequence ATGGCACTCCATCCTGCAGTTGCCGCGTTCATCGCTTCGCTGCCGCCTCCGCCGCCGGGACCGCTCGATCCTCAGGCCATGCGCGCGGCGGACGAGAGCCACGTTCCTCCGCCGGAGAAGCGGCTTCCCGTGCACTCCGTGTTCGACCGGAACCTGTCCACGTCTGCCGGTGAAATTCCCGTGCGCATCTACAAGCCGACGGCCGCGGGCGTCCATCCGGTGCTGGTTTATTTCCACGGTGGCGCGTTCTTTCTTGGCAGCCTCGATACCCACGATCATGTTGCGCGCGCGCTGGCCGACGCCACGCAGTCTGTCGTCGTTTCGGTCGGCTATCGGCTCGCTCCCGAGCATGCGTATCCAGCGGGCCTGAACGACTGCTACGCCGTGGTCCGGTGGATAGAACAGCATGGTCGCGGCCCGAGCGAGGACATCGGCTGGGACGGCCGCACCCTGGTCGTGGCCGGTGACAGTTCAGGCGCCAACTTCGCGGCTGCGGTCGCCACGATGGCCGTCGACGCGGGTCTGACATGTATTACGCATCAGGTGCTCTATTACCCGTCGCTCGATCTCGACTTCAATGTCGAGCGTTACGCGTCGCTGAAGAGCAACGCCGTCGGCAATGGACTGGAAACCGCAATGCTGAAGCCATTCAATGCGTTCTACCTCGATAGCGGTGCGAACCCCGCTGACCCGCTCGTGTCGCCCATCAAGCGACAGGATCTTTCCGGGCTGCCGCCGGCACTCATCGTCACGGCGGAATGCGATCCTCTTCGTGACGAAGGCGAGTTGTATGGTCAGAAGCTGGAGCAGGCAGGCGTTCCTGCCACGATCCGCCGCTACGAATCGGCTGCGCATGGATTTGTCCAGCACTTCTCCTGGCTGCCCGAGTTCCAAGGTGTGTTCGCCGAGACCGCTGACTTCATCAGGAATGTAAAGCGATGA
- a CDS encoding MFS transporter, whose product MQKVLDLSRIESAPGIVTLMISHCAGMLDLVALPLWVGTLIAHYRFNPQQAGTLPTLFLIGASLSSVVCASRVNRVNAKLTVVTGFALAALAFALCFRQTSMGTLVPLHFAGGLAVGAALSATHGTIGHALNPHRVFAWAGLAIGLFGIVFLGGTPGVLARFGGATLFIVFAGVMGIAAVAALLFFPRPSRRIVADRDGSPVSVQPLARAVWYSIAGIALLAMTQAMTLSFYERIGMSRGFGRELVTLALVIYGIVTLFPAPLAGLLEKRIKATTVISIGPIMQAVCAMIVTHTSTYSLFAASGALMAFTILFTHTYAFGLLARLDVTGRAVAATPAMLMVGAAIAPFLGGTLVEFIGFSAIGYAAIVLVAMELVLFNLTRRAVRGGSSVEQVPAAI is encoded by the coding sequence ATGCAGAAGGTACTCGACTTATCTCGAATCGAAAGTGCTCCAGGAATAGTGACGCTGATGATTTCCCACTGTGCAGGCATGCTGGATCTGGTCGCACTGCCGTTGTGGGTCGGTACGTTGATCGCCCATTACCGGTTCAATCCTCAACAGGCAGGCACGCTGCCGACGCTGTTTCTGATCGGAGCATCATTGTCCAGCGTAGTGTGTGCCTCTCGTGTCAACCGCGTGAACGCAAAGCTGACTGTGGTGACCGGCTTTGCTCTTGCGGCTCTGGCATTTGCGCTGTGCTTCCGCCAAACGAGCATGGGCACGCTGGTGCCCCTGCACTTTGCCGGTGGCCTCGCGGTTGGAGCCGCGTTGAGCGCTACGCACGGTACGATCGGGCATGCACTCAATCCTCATCGTGTATTTGCATGGGCCGGGCTGGCCATTGGCCTATTCGGTATCGTCTTTCTCGGCGGAACGCCAGGCGTACTAGCGAGGTTCGGAGGGGCAACGCTGTTTATCGTTTTTGCTGGAGTCATGGGGATAGCGGCCGTGGCGGCACTGCTGTTCTTCCCGCGTCCGAGCCGGCGGATTGTGGCGGATCGCGACGGATCTCCCGTGAGCGTGCAGCCGCTGGCCCGGGCGGTCTGGTATTCGATTGCCGGAATCGCATTGCTCGCGATGACTCAGGCCATGACATTGAGCTTCTACGAGCGAATCGGCATGTCACGCGGATTCGGCCGCGAACTGGTGACGCTGGCGCTGGTGATCTACGGCATCGTCACGCTTTTTCCGGCGCCGTTGGCGGGTTTGCTCGAAAAGCGGATCAAGGCGACAACAGTCATTTCGATCGGACCGATCATGCAGGCTGTGTGCGCCATGATCGTGACGCACACCTCGACTTACTCGTTGTTCGCGGCGTCAGGAGCGCTGATGGCATTCACGATTCTGTTCACGCACACCTATGCCTTCGGCCTGCTTGCGCGACTCGATGTTACCGGGCGGGCGGTGGCCGCAACGCCAGCAATGCTTATGGTAGGCGCTGCAATCGCTCCTTTCCTCGGCGGGACGCTAGTCGAATTTATCGGTTTCAGTGCGATTGGCTATGCTGCCATCGTCCTCGTAGCAATGGAACTGGTGTTGTTCAATTTGACGCGTCGGGCTGTGCGGGGTGGATCATCGGTCGAACAGGTTCCGGCGGCGATTTAG
- a CDS encoding phosphotriesterase family protein, whose protein sequence is MCVKHSQGALEPLPPFTSLILDPPKDEGVNPTRVNTVLGPVDARQLGITLFSESLLCVLPGAQYAYDIRIDRAEVFDVIAAKLTAFKSAGGGTIVDATGMFQGRDLRLYEALSRATGVHIVASTGQGPEFMLGGYFLTPQTNPPTPWPASKFAELFGREVNEGMVVPRRERRAPAGMVVTAVSHSGMTPTDSSLVRGAARAGETYGVPVLVRCGADAVADMQLAIDEALAPERIVMGGMDRRDAVVNGWPMVVARAGARVGIDHIGSSDALYVSDSERVALIVEVINAGYADRILLSASATGVAFGEPGNDIPYSDVLTKFVPMLQAAGVSQEHIAQLLITNTAHLLSVNGEVK, encoded by the coding sequence CTTGATCCTCCCAAAGACGAAGGCGTCAATCCAACCCGTGTCAATACTGTGCTCGGCCCTGTCGATGCCCGGCAGCTTGGCATCACGCTGTTCAGCGAATCGCTGCTGTGCGTGCTGCCCGGAGCTCAGTATGCGTACGACATCAGGATTGATCGCGCCGAAGTGTTCGACGTGATAGCCGCCAAACTAACGGCGTTCAAGTCGGCAGGCGGGGGCACGATCGTCGATGCGACTGGCATGTTCCAAGGGCGCGATCTGCGCCTGTACGAAGCGCTGTCCCGTGCCACCGGCGTTCATATCGTCGCTTCCACGGGCCAAGGGCCGGAGTTCATGTTGGGCGGATATTTTCTGACGCCGCAGACCAATCCTCCCACGCCCTGGCCGGCCAGCAAGTTCGCCGAGTTGTTCGGGCGAGAGGTGAATGAAGGCATGGTGGTTCCTCGCCGGGAGCGACGTGCTCCGGCCGGAATGGTCGTCACGGCGGTCTCCCACAGCGGCATGACGCCTACCGATAGCAGCCTGGTGCGCGGGGCAGCACGTGCCGGGGAAACCTACGGGGTGCCCGTGTTGGTCCGTTGCGGCGCCGACGCCGTGGCCGACATGCAACTGGCCATCGACGAAGCTCTCGCGCCGGAACGCATTGTCATGGGCGGAATGGATCGCCGTGACGCCGTTGTCAACGGCTGGCCCATGGTCGTGGCGCGCGCGGGTGCCCGGGTGGGCATCGACCACATTGGTTCGAGCGACGCGCTCTACGTCAGCGATTCTGAACGGGTGGCATTGATCGTCGAAGTGATCAACGCAGGCTATGCCGATCGAATTCTTCTGTCGGCCAGTGCCACCGGGGTGGCATTCGGTGAACCTGGTAACGACATTCCCTACAGCGATGTGCTGACGAAGTTCGTGCCCATGCTCCAAGCGGCAGGGGTTTCCCAGGAGCACATCGCACAGTTGCTGATCACGAACACCGCGCATCTGCTGAGCGTAAACGGGGAAGTCAAATGA
- a CDS encoding MBL fold metallo-hydrolase, with protein sequence MSTVDIQPLFSQWGRFGLYSFFIDGSEPAIVDTGIAASPAEGIAPALRKLGRRIEDVRWILLTHGHIDHIGGAHALWELTGRKAKVVIHEADAPFLRSRRTHVEEYLAARGRYIDDPEGEAKLTAACEVAISGEMEPHQVVRHGDKLSLGPDVTITVHSVPGHTAGSVAYVVEGQGDVFVGDAVQIHGAANGFPSYADPDAYRASLLHLRDHVRPNRLFLGHPYRSQGAESPGVVLDRKQAAASIQESLGIEARVRAATEQFGLDGTAVATAPCSPFCCIAHHLRYDGDPTLEPSPFFTTMHGYFHKGYRS encoded by the coding sequence ATGAGCACGGTCGATATCCAGCCACTGTTTTCGCAGTGGGGGAGGTTCGGCCTCTACAGCTTTTTCATCGACGGAAGCGAGCCGGCGATTGTCGATACCGGCATCGCCGCATCGCCGGCGGAAGGCATTGCACCAGCCCTGAGGAAATTGGGGCGGCGCATCGAAGATGTGCGCTGGATTCTTCTTACACACGGTCACATCGATCACATCGGCGGGGCGCACGCATTATGGGAGCTGACTGGCCGCAAAGCCAAGGTCGTCATCCACGAGGCAGATGCACCGTTCCTGCGTTCACGCCGAACCCATGTCGAAGAATATCTGGCAGCGCGTGGCCGATATATCGACGATCCGGAAGGGGAGGCGAAGCTCACGGCGGCCTGTGAGGTCGCCATTTCCGGCGAGATGGAACCGCATCAGGTGGTTCGCCATGGCGACAAGTTATCGCTTGGGCCGGACGTGACGATCACGGTGCACTCCGTGCCGGGTCACACGGCAGGTTCGGTGGCGTATGTAGTGGAAGGGCAGGGCGATGTCTTCGTCGGCGATGCCGTGCAGATTCACGGTGCAGCCAACGGATTTCCGAGTTATGCCGATCCGGATGCGTATCGCGCCAGCCTGTTGCACCTTCGCGACCACGTCAGACCGAACCGCCTGTTTCTCGGCCATCCCTATCGCAGCCAGGGTGCGGAGTCGCCGGGCGTGGTGCTGGACCGCAAACAGGCAGCGGCCAGCATTCAGGAAAGCCTCGGCATCGAGGCGAGGGTGCGCGCCGCCACTGAGCAATTCGGCCTCGACGGCACGGCTGTTGCCACGGCTCCCTGTTCGCCCTTTTGCTGTATCGCGCATCACTTGCGCTACGACGGCGACCCGACCCTGGAACCCTCGCCATTCTTTACCACGATGCACGGTTACTTTCACAAGGGCTATCGCTCATGA
- a CDS encoding SphA family protein translates to MSCWGQASTYQPAGIDLGATTFNDAFGSTEPGWTSIQLLQYKHNTRFYTNTGAQSSVFKDAQLNAFVWMPQMVYTSPIRVLGGALGFTAMLPVTSLNAHSTEFNPYAPTLTARSGFGDITFGPFLQMAPVISEGRPVFVQRFEFDVIAPTGAYDPNKLVNPSSGFWSLNPYWSVTVLPTPKTEVSVRMHYLYNLKNTNPGINNPFEVPGMVNFQAGQAVWANFAASYKVLPHLNVGLNGFWFRQITDDRVNGASQAAARTTNLSLGPGAEWTIDRNNFVFANLYFPVVERNTYSGTHVNLRWIHAF, encoded by the coding sequence ATGTCATGTTGGGGGCAGGCATCGACGTATCAGCCGGCGGGCATCGATCTCGGCGCGACCACGTTCAATGATGCGTTCGGCAGTACGGAGCCGGGCTGGACGTCGATCCAGCTCTTGCAGTACAAGCACAACACCCGGTTCTATACCAACACCGGCGCGCAAAGCTCCGTCTTCAAGGACGCGCAACTCAATGCGTTCGTGTGGATGCCGCAGATGGTCTACACGTCGCCGATTCGCGTCCTGGGGGGCGCACTCGGGTTCACGGCGATGCTGCCGGTTACGTCGTTGAACGCACACTCGACTGAATTCAATCCTTATGCGCCGACGCTGACCGCGCGTTCGGGCTTCGGCGACATTACGTTCGGCCCGTTTTTGCAGATGGCGCCCGTGATCAGCGAAGGTCGTCCAGTCTTCGTGCAGCGTTTCGAGTTCGATGTGATCGCGCCAACCGGCGCCTACGATCCGAACAAGCTCGTCAATCCGAGTTCGGGCTTCTGGTCGCTGAACCCGTACTGGTCGGTGACCGTTTTGCCTACGCCGAAGACGGAAGTGTCGGTGCGCATGCACTACCTGTACAACTTGAAGAACACCAATCCGGGAATCAACAATCCGTTTGAAGTCCCGGGCATGGTGAACTTTCAGGCCGGTCAGGCAGTGTGGGCCAACTTTGCAGCTTCTTACAAGGTCTTGCCGCACCTCAATGTCGGCCTGAACGGCTTCTGGTTCCGCCAGATCACGGATGACCGTGTCAACGGGGCAAGCCAGGCTGCCGCCCGCACGACGAACCTGTCGCTGGGCCCCGGCGCTGAGTGGACGATCGATCGCAATAACTTCGTATTCGCGAATCTGTATTTCCCGGTGGTGGAGCGCAACACCTACTCCGGCACTCACGTGAACCTGCGCTGGATTCATGCGTTCTGA
- a CDS encoding CocE/NonD family hydrolase: MMVVHKDLRVPMRDGIHLAADAYHAPGDMPRPALVALSPYGKELQALALSIPPQKRPSPLWDGCIEAGDIARVVKEGYVHVIGDVRGSGASEGEHIGNYNAGGVPLGQDAYDFIEWVAAQPWCNGVVGMIGISYFGSMQIFAAAERPPHLKAIFVSGGHFDFYETTYHGGVMWFMPRAAREGRGGDSGWAFTQRHKSRMLATCSEEEIKRRVAERLADPDVAAWPNLVHLLNYPIHHESWFDIVMNHLDGEWYEEQNPINLARNIDIPVYLQINQGRGWTVDGTIELFDVLKGPKKLEIGPYPPMQTRPWIDDHDTMFRWYDYWLKGIDNGIMDEAAVKVHVEGSRTWMTADHWPVTPVEYRPLYLRTRGKLAFEPEPLHMEHAHPEGFYQAPLTIVDKVEKLMWSTEPFQAATSVHGVGAAHLHVAIDQDDTNLILRVWDEAPTGKRQLVTTGFLKASHRELDERSSEGNPYHPHTRSVPVDPGVINEYVVRLYPFANEFKAGHKLVVELMCNEPLVDEHNSLLPPDAFHLPVGRAVTHTIYRDATHLSRLVLPFASART; the protein is encoded by the coding sequence ATGATGGTTGTACACAAAGATTTGCGCGTGCCGATGCGCGACGGCATTCATCTGGCGGCCGACGCCTACCATGCGCCGGGCGATATGCCGCGTCCGGCGCTGGTCGCGCTAAGCCCTTACGGCAAGGAGTTGCAGGCGCTTGCGCTCTCCATTCCTCCTCAGAAGCGTCCTTCTCCGTTGTGGGACGGATGCATCGAGGCGGGCGACATCGCGCGCGTGGTGAAGGAGGGCTACGTACACGTGATCGGCGACGTACGCGGCTCCGGCGCTTCAGAGGGCGAGCACATCGGCAACTACAACGCCGGCGGCGTTCCACTGGGGCAGGATGCCTACGATTTCATCGAGTGGGTCGCCGCGCAGCCATGGTGCAACGGCGTGGTCGGGATGATCGGAATTTCCTACTTCGGCTCGATGCAGATCTTCGCTGCGGCCGAACGGCCTCCGCATCTCAAGGCAATTTTCGTCAGCGGCGGGCACTTCGATTTTTATGAAACGACCTATCACGGCGGTGTCATGTGGTTCATGCCGCGTGCCGCACGAGAGGGCCGTGGCGGCGACTCGGGCTGGGCTTTCACGCAGCGGCACAAGTCTCGCATGCTGGCGACCTGCTCCGAGGAGGAAATCAAGCGGCGCGTGGCCGAGCGACTAGCCGACCCCGACGTGGCGGCCTGGCCCAACCTCGTGCATCTGCTGAATTATCCGATTCACCACGAGTCCTGGTTCGACATCGTCATGAATCATCTCGATGGCGAGTGGTACGAAGAGCAGAACCCGATCAATTTGGCCAGAAACATCGATATCCCCGTGTACTTGCAGATCAACCAGGGCCGCGGCTGGACCGTAGACGGAACGATCGAGCTCTTCGATGTGCTGAAAGGCCCGAAGAAACTGGAGATCGGACCCTATCCGCCGATGCAGACACGCCCCTGGATCGATGACCACGACACCATGTTCCGCTGGTACGACTACTGGCTGAAGGGCATCGACAACGGGATCATGGACGAGGCAGCGGTGAAGGTGCATGTCGAAGGCAGCCGCACATGGATGACGGCCGATCATTGGCCCGTCACGCCAGTCGAATACAGGCCATTGTACTTGCGTACCCGTGGCAAGCTGGCGTTCGAGCCGGAGCCCCTGCACATGGAGCACGCGCATCCGGAAGGCTTTTATCAGGCGCCACTGACTATCGTGGACAAGGTCGAGAAGCTGATGTGGTCCACGGAACCGTTCCAGGCCGCGACATCGGTCCATGGCGTGGGCGCTGCGCATCTCCATGTAGCCATTGACCAGGACGATACGAATCTGATCCTGCGCGTGTGGGACGAGGCGCCGACCGGCAAACGCCAGCTTGTCACGACAGGCTTCCTCAAGGCATCGCATCGCGAACTCGATGAACGATCCAGCGAAGGCAACCCATATCACCCACACACACGCAGTGTGCCTGTCGATCCCGGCGTGATCAATGAATACGTCGTGCGGCTCTACCCCTTCGCGAATGAATTCAAGGCCGGCCACAAGCTGGTCGTCGAGCTCATGTGCAACGAGCCGCTGGTGGACGAGCACAATTCGCTGTTGCCGCCCGATGCATTTCATCTCCCTGTTGGACGGGCAGTGACGCACACGATCTATCGGGATGCGACGCATCTGTCGCGGCTCGTGCTGCCGTTTGCGTCAGCCCGAACTTAA
- a CDS encoding LysR family transcriptional regulator, whose amino-acid sequence MHYDLVDLRTFLAIAEEGSLSRGAARVHLAPSSASLRLKKLEEALGVALFVRQARGVALTAAGNVMLEHVRHCVARLEQMHADLSPYALGLTTHLTLFANNNVVNFYLPDDLARFFAAHPSVRITLEERLGTDIIVAVLQGRADLGVVAVDSDHPDLEFLPYREDRFVVVVPSGSRLSRRSAVRFTECFGEPWICQQNGSALHTYLMSQAAALGGRLDVRVQVASFDAVMRLVGSGAGISIVPQSAISERQQGNVTVVKLTDPWAARHHRVCFRKGTLVGNRHLVDLVDTLCGPEAARLKE is encoded by the coding sequence ATGCACTACGATCTGGTTGATTTGCGAACGTTCCTCGCCATCGCCGAAGAGGGCAGTCTTTCGCGTGGCGCAGCCCGTGTTCATCTCGCCCCGTCATCCGCCAGTCTTCGGCTGAAGAAACTGGAAGAGGCATTGGGCGTCGCCCTTTTCGTGCGGCAGGCGCGGGGAGTTGCCCTGACCGCGGCCGGTAACGTGATGCTCGAACACGTGCGACATTGTGTGGCCCGGCTCGAGCAGATGCACGCGGATCTCTCGCCCTATGCCCTCGGGTTGACGACGCATCTGACCTTGTTCGCGAACAACAATGTCGTCAACTTCTATCTCCCCGACGACCTCGCCCGCTTCTTCGCTGCACATCCGTCAGTTCGCATCACACTGGAAGAGCGGCTCGGAACCGACATCATCGTGGCGGTATTGCAGGGTCGCGCCGACCTCGGTGTGGTGGCGGTCGATTCCGACCATCCCGATCTCGAGTTCCTGCCCTATCGCGAAGATCGGTTCGTCGTGGTGGTGCCGTCAGGTAGCCGGCTCAGCCGGCGCAGCGCCGTGCGCTTCACCGAGTGTTTCGGCGAGCCGTGGATATGCCAGCAAAATGGATCGGCGCTTCACACCTACCTCATGAGTCAGGCTGCGGCCCTTGGCGGCCGCCTCGACGTACGGGTGCAAGTCGCGAGTTTCGACGCGGTGATGCGACTGGTTGGGTCGGGCGCCGGCATCAGCATTGTGCCGCAATCCGCGATAAGCGAACGCCAGCAGGGAAATGTCACCGTCGTGAAGTTGACAGACCCTTGGGCCGCCCGTCATCACCGCGTCTGCTTTCGCAAAGGGACACTGGTGGGCAACCGGCATCTTGTTGATCTCGTGGACACACTTTGTGGACCGGAAGCCGCGCGACTCAAAGAATGA
- a CDS encoding phosphotriesterase family protein has product MTRVNTVLGTIAASELGFVAIHEHIGYGMPGCELDSKWWKTPEQRYEETVPKLRQFHENTKPWGAATFVEATGICNGRDIDYYKSLSDKTGVHIVASTGFVGGDTALPFFERASVEYLTDQFVHEISVGIGDTGAKAGIIKVGVSRGFKMKELDLRIYRAAARASRITGAPIFTHLAVDSSPALNIFAEEGLPCHRVLFGHADDGVSQGLINEKALLDAGARIGFDTFGYDLELPDPPFWGRHRQERLQHFLRFLNSGLVKQVLASADANCSPLGWPGVKGHTVNYLFEQLIPDLHAEGIEDALIDQLFVRNTAEFLTLTPISNQ; this is encoded by the coding sequence ATGACACGTGTGAATACGGTATTGGGCACGATCGCGGCTTCGGAGCTCGGGTTTGTCGCAATTCATGAGCATATCGGCTACGGCATGCCGGGTTGCGAACTCGACAGCAAGTGGTGGAAGACGCCGGAACAGCGCTATGAAGAGACGGTGCCGAAGCTGCGCCAGTTTCACGAGAACACGAAGCCGTGGGGTGCCGCGACCTTCGTGGAAGCCACCGGTATCTGCAATGGTCGCGATATCGACTATTACAAGTCCCTGTCCGACAAGACGGGCGTGCACATTGTCGCCAGCACGGGTTTTGTTGGTGGCGACACGGCATTGCCGTTCTTCGAGCGTGCGAGCGTCGAGTATCTGACCGACCAGTTCGTCCATGAGATCAGCGTCGGTATCGGTGACACCGGCGCCAAGGCCGGGATCATCAAGGTCGGCGTCAGTCGTGGCTTCAAGATGAAGGAGCTCGACCTGCGCATCTATCGCGCCGCGGCACGTGCCTCGCGGATCACCGGCGCGCCGATCTTCACTCATCTCGCGGTCGACTCCTCGCCGGCGTTGAATATCTTTGCCGAAGAGGGACTGCCTTGCCACAGGGTGTTGTTCGGACATGCCGATGATGGCGTGAGTCAGGGCTTGATCAACGAGAAAGCCCTTCTGGATGCGGGCGCGCGGATCGGCTTCGATACCTTCGGCTACGACCTCGAATTGCCCGACCCGCCTTTCTGGGGCCGCCACCGTCAGGAGCGTCTCCAGCACTTCCTGAGATTCCTCAACAGTGGCTTGGTCAAGCAGGTCCTTGCATCGGCGGATGCGAACTGCTCACCGCTGGGCTGGCCTGGCGTGAAAGGCCACACGGTGAATTATCTGTTCGAGCAGCTCATACCGGATCTGCACGCCGAAGGTATCGAAGACGCGCTCATCGACCAGTTGTTCGTTCGTAACACGGCCGAGTTTCTGACTCTGACGCCGATCTCCAATCAGTGA
- a CDS encoding FAD-dependent oxidoreductase, giving the protein MTSSTLKDLNIAVIGAGYAGATAALALSQLGATVTVYEQAQEIKEVGAGIGLRPSTMDQFRKLGIFDRIAAVTSPSDCFEILSAHGQRIAMEEWPEKQAFGASTHFVHRGDFIETLLGTLPAGMVKLDHRLSRITSNGDGATAIFENGVTVNADLIVGADGIRSQVRKHLFGDHPPVFAGEHAYRAVIPAADTFGLVADGNLRMYVGHGTKIYLLPLHHRNEVSFDVTCLATDSTPAPAVSKTELMNVVAGFDAQLKAIAEGLDMSKVNLRAVYDIDPVPLWHSRSVVLIGDAAHAMLHHQGQGANSAVLDAGALAEKLREADSIAEALAQFQASRKPVTDELQRLSRQGWSEDEVQSVFPNQHQGEIAARS; this is encoded by the coding sequence ATGACATCGAGCACTTTGAAGGATCTGAATATCGCCGTTATCGGCGCCGGGTACGCCGGTGCGACCGCAGCGCTGGCGCTCAGCCAACTGGGCGCGACGGTCACGGTGTACGAGCAGGCGCAGGAGATCAAGGAAGTCGGGGCGGGGATTGGACTGCGTCCCTCCACGATGGACCAGTTCCGCAAGCTCGGCATCTTCGACCGTATCGCCGCCGTGACCTCGCCGAGCGACTGCTTTGAGATTCTGAGCGCTCACGGTCAGCGGATCGCGATGGAGGAATGGCCCGAAAAACAGGCCTTCGGTGCCAGCACGCATTTCGTGCACCGTGGCGACTTCATCGAGACGTTGCTGGGCACGCTTCCCGCAGGCATGGTGAAGCTGGACCACCGTCTCAGCCGAATCACCAGCAACGGCGACGGCGCGACAGCGATCTTCGAAAACGGCGTGACGGTGAACGCCGATCTGATCGTCGGCGCCGACGGCATCCGCTCGCAGGTGCGCAAGCATCTGTTCGGCGACCACCCCCCCGTATTTGCCGGCGAACACGCCTATCGCGCGGTCATCCCGGCGGCGGATACGTTCGGCCTGGTGGCCGACGGCAACCTTCGCATGTACGTAGGGCACGGCACCAAGATCTATCTGTTGCCGCTCCACCATCGCAACGAGGTGTCGTTCGATGTCACTTGTCTTGCGACCGACTCCACGCCGGCGCCCGCCGTCAGCAAGACCGAGTTGATGAACGTGGTGGCGGGTTTCGATGCGCAGTTGAAGGCCATCGCAGAGGGGCTCGACATGAGCAAGGTGAACCTGCGAGCCGTCTATGACATCGACCCGGTTCCCCTCTGGCATTCCAGATCGGTGGTGCTGATCGGCGATGCGGCTCATGCGATGCTGCACCACCAGGGGCAGGGTGCGAACTCGGCCGTCCTGGATGCCGGTGCGCTTGCCGAGAAACTCCGGGAGGCCGATTCGATTGCCGAAGCACTTGCGCAATTCCAGGCGAGCCGCAAGCCGGTCACCGATGAACTGCAGCGCCTGTCGCGCCAGGGTTGGAGCGAAGACGAGGTCCAGAGTGTCTTTCCCAACCAGCATCAGGGCGAGATCGCCGCAAGGAGCTAA